From the genome of Mycobacterium sp. 050128, one region includes:
- a CDS encoding 5'-phosphate oxidase, with translation MPRFETEMEACPHCRRAAEATVEYIRDSDGKVIRKRVRDINCRYADCPGNEVPPHWS, from the coding sequence ATGCCGCGTTTTGAAACCGAAATGGAGGCCTGCCCGCATTGTCGACGGGCAGCCGAGGCGACGGTTGAGTACATCCGCGACAGCGATGGCAAGGTCATCCGCAAGCGGGTGCGCGACATTAACTGCCGTTACGCCGACTGCCCGGGCAATGAAGTGCCGCCGCACTGGAGCTAG
- a CDS encoding adenylate/guanylate cyclase domain-containing protein — MGNIGAEQMRSSTAIGDPMNLAARLQNLAEPGQVVVGPSTSAALDTSARVSRHGWVKVKGKRDPVRLLCAARISFIATVFHVVAVQLAQWTKWHRRHETHWQAG; from the coding sequence TTGGGCAACATCGGCGCGGAGCAGATGCGCAGCTCCACCGCGATCGGGGACCCCATGAATCTGGCCGCGCGGCTGCAGAACCTGGCCGAGCCGGGTCAGGTGGTGGTCGGCCCCAGCACTTCGGCGGCGCTCGATACGAGCGCCCGGGTCAGCCGGCATGGCTGGGTGAAGGTCAAAGGCAAGCGTGACCCCGTGCGGCTTTTGTGTGCTGCGCGAATTAGCTTCATAGCGACGGTTTTTCATGTGGTCGCCGTGCAGTTGGCGCAATGGACGAAATGGCACCGCCGGCACGAAACTCATTGGCAGGCAGGATAA
- a CDS encoding SRPBCC family protein has product MRVERRCVIQADREAVWKIVSDPDCYPTFMTNLERWEAANEQAAGVGARYTVHWKIGSVPVGGLIEVVEFDERRDLAWVGITGVTLRGRIRLRDGAAGQTRATFRLSYQAPGGILAYVADRIAVRQVGRTLSDTLRCLKQLAES; this is encoded by the coding sequence ATGCGCGTCGAACGCCGATGCGTCATCCAGGCGGACCGCGAGGCCGTGTGGAAAATCGTCAGCGACCCGGACTGCTACCCGACCTTCATGACGAACCTCGAACGTTGGGAAGCGGCGAACGAGCAGGCTGCCGGCGTAGGTGCCCGCTATACCGTCCATTGGAAGATCGGGTCGGTGCCGGTTGGCGGCCTGATCGAGGTGGTCGAATTCGACGAACGCCGCGACCTGGCGTGGGTGGGTATCACCGGCGTCACGCTGCGGGGGCGCATCCGGCTGCGAGACGGGGCTGCAGGCCAAACGCGAGCGACTTTCCGGCTGTCGTATCAGGCACCGGGTGGAATCCTGGCTTATGTGGCCGATCGAATCGCAGTGCGTCAGGTGGGCCGCACGCTGTCCGACACACTGAGGTGCCTCAAGCAACTCGCTGAGTCTTAG